The proteins below are encoded in one region of Cardiocondyla obscurior isolate alpha-2009 linkage group LG29, Cobs3.1, whole genome shotgun sequence:
- the LOC139112478 gene encoding uncharacterized protein, which yields MRHMRRVLPASDSSRRVYIPHHPVVKTDSATTKLRVVFNASSATTTGVSLNDILHSGPKLQTELPAILLQWRQFRFVYTADIAKMFRQIKVDERDVDSQCILWQPEATGSLQEYQLLTVTYGMTCAPYLALRVLRQLADDDGPRYPLAVPILRRQIYVDDVLFGDHEIAPLKHRRDQLISLLRCGQFTLRKWASNSSQLLDDIDPRDHGLACDKFLAQDTSVKVLGMVWTPSSDAFHFRVSLASTAPNTKRSVLSFIARLYDPLGLVTPVTVAVKILMQALWRLNSEWDAPLPDPIYSQWSALHSQFSCLEQLRLPRWTGSSPGCSAELHGFADASNSAYAASVYLRLPRPDGTGFVTLLAGKSKVAPIKSLTIPRLELSASLLLARLITFVRATLELGAVPCTCWADSTIVLQWIRSQPPRKDVFVANRVAKIQEHLSDAVWRHVPTLDNPADCASRGIAGLELLNHPLWWRGPPWLVSNPDLWPSEPASLRAETPDAELLTALHVAEPPPPWDLAERFGSWNRLIRVTAYLQRFIDCCRHKTRNEPGNGPLGTALSATELSSARLFWLRRIQRDLFASDIHAVQSKGKVASRSPLAAFNPFLDRDDLLRVGGRLRHAPLSYDVRHPILLSSHHLVRLLIQQTHLRVLHGGLQLTLSTLRQAYWILRARSLVKAVIHSASLVYASARLYLPSSWKPRGAGDSTTEAVHVVRSRLRWPGAGASLSRPWH from the coding sequence ATGCGGCATATGCGTCGGGTTCTACCCGCTTCCGATTCTTCGCGTCGCGTATATATTCCGCATCATCCCGTCGTTAAAACTGATAGCGCTACTACCAAACTTCGCGTCGTGTTCAATGCTTCGAGTGCCACCACGACTGGAGTGTCGCTCAACGACATTTTGCATTCCGGGCCAAAATTGCAGACGGAACTTCCGGCAATTCTCTTGCAGTGGCGACAATTCCGTTTCGTCTACACCGCCGATATCGCGAAAATGTTCCGACAGATAAAAGTAGATGAACGCGACGTTGATTCCCAATGTATATTGTGGCAACCGGAAGCCACGGGGTCTCTGCAGGAGTATCAACTCCTCACGGTCACGTACGGCATGACTTGTGCTCCATACTTAGCGCTGCGCGTACTACGACAGTTGGCGGACGACGATGGGCCACGGTACCCTCTCGCGGTTCCCATTCTACGCCGACAGATCTACGTCGACGACGTCTTGTTCGGCGATCACGAAATTGCGCCGTTGAAACATAGACGCGATCAGCTCATCTCGCTGTTGCGGTGCGGGCAGTTTACCCTGCGCAAGTGGGCGAGCAATTCTTCGCAACTGCTGGACGATATTGATCCCCGCGACCACGGGCTCGCGTGTGACAAATTCCTCGCACAGGATACATCGGTTAAAGTCCTTGGCATGGTGTGGACCCCATCTTCGGACGCGTTTCACTTTCGGGTTAGCCTCGCATCTACGGCTCCGAATACCAAACGTTCCGtactttcttttattgcaCGGTTGTATGACCCGCTCGGTTTGGTGACGCCGGTCACAGTCGCCGTCAAGATTCTCATGCAGGCCCTTTGGCGCCTCAACTCTGAATGGGACGCTCCGCTTCCTGACCCCATTTATTCACAATGGAGTGCTCTCCATTCTCAATTCAGTTGTTTAGAACAGCTGCGGCTGCCGCGCTGGACGGGCTCTTCTCCTGGTTGTTCTGCCGAACTACACGGCTTCGCGGATGCGTCAAATAGCGCATATGCTGCATCCGTGTACCTGCGGCTACCACGTCCCGACGGTACGGGCTTCGTTACGCTCCTCGCCGGAAAATCTAAAGTCGCTCCCATCAAGTCTCTTACGATACCGCGGTTAGAGCTCTCGGCTTCTTTGCTACTGGCACGTCTCATCACTTTCGTTCGCGCGACCCTCGAGCTCGGGGCAGTTCCGTGTACGTGTTGGGCCGATTCGACCATCGTCCTCCAATGGATTCGTTCTCAGCCGCCACGCAAGGACGTCTTCGTGGCGAACCGTGTTGCGAAAATTCAGGAACATCTTTCTGACGCGGTTTGGCGTCACGTGCCTACATTGGACAACCCTGCGGATTGCGCGTCGCGCGGTATTGCGGGCTTAGAATTGCTTAACCATCCCTTGTGGTGGCGGGGCCCACCTTGGCTTGTCTCCAATCCCGACTTATGGCCTAGCGAGCCGGCGTCCCTTCGCGCGGAGACTCCGGACGCGGAGCTGTTGACTGCTCTTCACGTTGCCGAGCCGCCTCCTCCGTGGGACCTTGCAGAGCGTTTTGGTTCCTGGAATCGGCTAATTCGCGTGACCGCCTATCTCCAACGATTTATTGATTGCTGTCGTCATAAAACCCGTAACGAGCCGGGGAATGGGCCTTTGGGTACCGCTTTATCTGCCACGGAACTTTCGAGTGCCAGACTGTTCTGGCTTCGCCGCATTCAGCGGGACTTATTTGCCTCAGATATTCATGCAGTGCAATCCAAGGGAAAGGTTGCCTCCCGTAGCCCTCTCGCTGCCTTTAATCCATTCCTAGATCGCGACGACCTGCTTCGCGTGGGCGGCCGTTTGAGACATGCGCCGCTGTCTTACGATGTACGACATCCGATCCTGTTGTCGTCACATCATCTCGTTCGTCTCTTAATTCAGCAAACTCATTTGCGCGTTTTACACGGGGGCTTGCAGCTCACGCTCAGCACCCTCAGACAAGCCTACTGGATTTTACGCGCCCGGTCCTTGGTCAAGGCCGTCATTCATTCTGCGTCGCTTGTgtacgcgagcgcgcgacTGTACCTTCCCAGCTCATGGAAACCCCGCGGAGCGGGTGACTCCACCACCGAGGCCGTTCACGTGGTGCGGTCTCGACTACGGTGGCCCGGTGCGGGTGCGTCCCTCAGCCGGCCGTGGCATTAA